The DNA region TATCCTGAGTAGGTATGGACGGCGTACCATCGTCGTCCATAGGAGGCGGTTTGTTTTGCCATAGTTGTTTAGAAAAAAAAGTGCGTTAGTTGTTAGGTGTGCCTTCTGTAACGGGTTCTGTCGTTACATCTACGTTGTCTACCTTTAGATTTTCAACAGGAATTTCTGTTGTTTGTGTTTGTGGTGCCTGACTTGAGATACCACGTTTCTCAAGAATAAGATCTGTTACCTTAGTAAGACCAAAGTCGATAGAGGCAAAAAAAAGAGCGGTGCCTACAGCGATAAGAATTACTAATACAGAATAACGAATAACCTCTTTTTGTGTTGGCCAGGTGACTTTTGCAAGCTCAGCTCTTGAGGCAGAAAAGTAGTTCAAAATTGGGCGGATAGGGTTTTTCATAAAGCGTGTTTTTTAAAAGCCCGCACAGGGCGGACCGATGGCTACAGGATAGCAAAAAGCGGGGAGTTTGTCCAATATTAGATCTATAAAGACATTGCTAGGTTATTTATTAGGTATTAAGGTAATCCTTGTTACGTTCTTTCCAACAAAAGGGGATAGCTATGGGTGCCAAAGAATATATTCAAATCTTAGAACATCTAGGCGGCCTGATTCGCGAGAGCCATGTTGTCTATGCTTCTGGATTGCATGGTGACGCCTATATCAACAAAGACGCTTTGTACCCACATACGAACTATACAAAATGGTTTTGCGATGGTCTGGCGAAGGGGTTTGCCGACGAGTCGGTTGA from Candidatus Nomurabacteria bacterium includes:
- the secE gene encoding preprotein translocase subunit SecE, which gives rise to MKNPIRPILNYFSASRAELAKVTWPTQKEVIRYSVLVILIAVGTALFFASIDFGLTKVTDLILEKRGISSQAPQTQTTEIPVENLKVDNVDVTTEPVTEGTPNN